The Streptomyces seoulensis genome contains a region encoding:
- the rpsA gene encoding 30S ribosomal protein S1, which produces MTSSTETTATTPQVAVNDIGNEEAFLAAIDETIKYFNDGDIVDGVIVKVDRDEVLLDIGYKTEGVIPSRELSIKHDVDPNEVVKVGDEIEALVLQKEDKEGRLILSKKRAQYERAWGTIEKIKEEDGIVTGTVIEVVKGGLILDIGLRGFLPASLVEMRRVRDLQPYVGKELEAKIIELDKNRNNVVLSRRAWLEQTQSEVRQTFLTTLQKGQVRSGVVSSIVNFGAFVDLGGVDGLVHVSELSWKHIDHPSEVVEVGQEVTVEVLDVDMDRERVSLSLKATQEDPWQQFARTHQIGQVVPGKVTKLVPFGAFVRVDEGIEGLVHISELAERHVEIPEQVVQVNDEIFVKVIDIDLERRRISLSLKQANEAFGADPASVEFDPTLYGMAASYDDQGNYIYPEGFDPETNDWLEGYETQREAWEGQYAEAQQRFEQHQAQVIKSREADEKAAAEGVDVAGAAPAASGGGGSYSSEGADTSGALASDEALAALREKLAGGQS; this is translated from the coding sequence ATGACGAGCAGCACCGAGACCACCGCCACCACCCCGCAGGTTGCGGTCAACGACATCGGTAACGAGGAAGCCTTCCTCGCCGCGATCGACGAGACGATCAAGTACTTCAACGACGGCGACATCGTCGACGGCGTCATCGTGAAGGTCGACCGGGACGAGGTCCTGCTCGACATCGGTTACAAGACCGAAGGTGTCATCCCGAGCCGCGAGCTCTCGATCAAGCACGACGTCGACCCGAACGAGGTCGTCAAGGTCGGCGACGAGATCGAGGCCCTGGTTCTCCAGAAGGAGGACAAGGAAGGCCGCCTGATCCTCTCGAAGAAGCGCGCCCAGTACGAGCGCGCCTGGGGCACCATCGAGAAGATCAAGGAAGAGGACGGCATCGTCACCGGTACCGTCATCGAGGTCGTCAAGGGTGGTCTCATCCTCGACATCGGCCTCCGTGGCTTCCTGCCGGCTTCCCTCGTCGAGATGCGCCGCGTCCGCGACCTCCAGCCCTACGTGGGCAAGGAGCTCGAGGCCAAGATCATCGAGCTGGACAAGAACCGCAACAACGTGGTCCTGTCCCGCCGCGCCTGGCTGGAGCAGACCCAGTCCGAGGTTCGCCAGACGTTCCTCACCACCCTCCAGAAGGGTCAGGTCCGCTCCGGCGTCGTCTCCTCGATCGTCAACTTCGGTGCCTTCGTGGACCTGGGTGGCGTCGACGGTCTGGTGCACGTCTCCGAGCTCTCCTGGAAGCACATCGACCACCCGTCCGAGGTTGTCGAGGTCGGCCAGGAAGTCACCGTCGAGGTTCTCGACGTGGACATGGACCGCGAGCGCGTCTCCCTGTCGCTGAAGGCGACCCAGGAAGACCCGTGGCAGCAGTTCGCCCGCACCCACCAGATCGGCCAGGTCGTGCCCGGCAAGGTCACGAAGCTGGTTCCGTTCGGTGCGTTCGTCCGCGTGGACGAGGGCATCGAGGGTCTGGTCCACATCTCCGAGCTGGCCGAGCGCCACGTGGAGATCCCGGAGCAGGTCGTCCAGGTCAACGACGAGATCTTCGTCAAGGTCATCGACATCGACCTCGAGCGTCGCCGCATCAGCCTCTCGCTGAAGCAGGCCAACGAGGCCTTCGGTGCCGACCCGGCCTCGGTCGAGTTCGACCCGACCCTGTACGGCATGGCCGCGTCCTACGACGACCAGGGCAACTACATCTACCCCGAGGGCTTCGACCCCGAGACCAACGACTGGCTCGAGGGCTACGAGACCCAGCGCGAGGCGTGGGAGGGCCAGTACGCCGAGGCGCAGCAGCGCTTCGAGCAGCACCAGGCCCAGGTCATCAAGTCCCGCGAGGCGGACGAGAAGGCCGCTGCCGAGGGTGTCGACGTCGCGGGTGCGGCTCCGGCCGCTTCCGGTGGCGGCGGCTCGTACTCCTCCGAGGGTGCGGACACCTCCGGTGCCCTTGCTTCGGACGAGGCGCTTGCCGCGCTGCGCGAGAAGCTGGCCGGCGGCCAGAGCTGA
- a CDS encoding PAC2 family protein codes for MVDPQGLFAWEPKGLAVVDMALAQESAGLVMLYHFDGYIDAGETGDQIVERVLDTLPHQVVARFDHDRLVDYRARRPLLTFQRDSWTAYEVPAIEVRLVQDATGAPFLVLSGPEPDVEWERFARAVQQIVERLGVRLSVNFHGIPMGVPHTRPVGLTPHGNRTDLVPGHRSPFEEAQVPGSAAALLEYRLSEAGHDVLGVAAHVPHYLARSAYPDAALTVLEAITAATGLVLPGVAHGLRTEAHRTQTEIDRQIREGDEELTSLIQGLEHQYDAAAGAETRGNMLAEPVDIPSADEIGREFERFLAEREGEA; via the coding sequence GTGGTTGATCCGCAGGGTTTGTTCGCTTGGGAGCCGAAGGGGCTCGCCGTGGTCGACATGGCGTTGGCCCAAGAGTCGGCCGGGCTGGTCATGCTCTACCACTTCGACGGGTACATCGACGCGGGCGAGACGGGCGACCAGATCGTCGAGCGCGTCCTCGACACGCTGCCGCACCAGGTCGTGGCCCGCTTCGACCACGACCGGCTGGTCGACTACAGGGCCCGCCGGCCGCTGCTGACCTTCCAGCGGGACAGTTGGACCGCCTACGAGGTGCCGGCCATCGAGGTCCGCCTCGTCCAGGACGCCACCGGTGCGCCGTTCCTGGTGCTGTCCGGTCCCGAACCGGACGTGGAGTGGGAGCGGTTCGCGCGCGCCGTGCAGCAGATCGTCGAGCGGCTCGGCGTCCGGCTGTCCGTCAACTTCCACGGCATCCCGATGGGCGTGCCGCACACCCGTCCCGTCGGTCTCACCCCGCACGGCAACCGCACCGACCTCGTCCCCGGCCACCGCAGCCCCTTCGAGGAGGCCCAGGTGCCGGGCAGCGCCGCGGCGCTGCTGGAGTACCGGCTCAGCGAGGCCGGGCACGACGTCCTCGGCGTCGCCGCGCACGTCCCGCACTACCTCGCCCGCTCCGCCTACCCGGACGCGGCGCTGACCGTGCTGGAGGCGATCACCGCCGCCACCGGCCTGGTGCTGCCCGGCGTCGCCCACGGCCTGCGCACCGAGGCCCACCGCACGCAGACCGAGATCGACCGGCAGATCCGGGAGGGCGACGAGGAGCTGACCTCGCTCATCCAGGGCCTGGAGCACCAGTACGACGCGGCCGCCGGAGCGGAGACGCGGGGCAACATGCTGGCCGAGCCGGTCGACATCCCGTCCGCCGACGAGATCGGCCGCGAGTTCGAGCGGTTCCTCGCGGAGCGGGAGGGCGAGGCGTAG
- the coaE gene encoding dephospho-CoA kinase has protein sequence MLKVGLTGGIGAGKSEVSRLFVEHGAVLIDADRIAREVVAPGTPGLAAVVEAFGPEILTGDGSLDRPRLGSVVFADPEKLALLNSIVHPLVGARSRELESAASPGSVVLHDVPLLTENGLAPLYDLVVVVDASTETQLDRLVRLRGMTEDDARARMAAQASREQRREIADIVIDNDVPLDALRKRVSEVWAELTRRAREQA, from the coding sequence ATGTTGAAAGTGGGGCTGACCGGCGGCATCGGGGCCGGCAAGAGCGAGGTGTCGCGGCTGTTCGTGGAGCACGGGGCCGTGCTCATCGACGCGGACCGGATCGCGCGGGAGGTCGTGGCGCCCGGGACACCGGGGCTCGCGGCCGTGGTGGAGGCGTTCGGGCCGGAGATCCTGACCGGGGACGGCTCGCTGGACCGGCCCCGGCTCGGTTCCGTGGTCTTCGCCGACCCCGAGAAGCTGGCCCTCCTCAACTCGATCGTGCACCCCCTGGTGGGCGCCCGGTCCCGCGAGCTGGAGAGTGCCGCGAGCCCCGGCTCCGTGGTCCTGCACGACGTCCCGCTCCTCACCGAGAACGGCCTTGCGCCGCTGTACGACCTCGTCGTCGTCGTGGACGCGAGTACCGAGACCCAGCTCGACCGGCTGGTCCGGCTGCGCGGGATGACGGAGGACGACGCCCGCGCCCGTATGGCCGCCCAGGCGAGCCGTGAGCAGCGCCGCGAGATCGCCGACATCGTGATCGACAACGACGTGCCGCTGGACGCGCTGCGGAAGCGGGTCTCGGAGGTCTGGGCCGAGTTGACGCGCCGGGCGCGTGAGCAGGCGTAG
- a CDS encoding tetratricopeptide repeat protein, which yields MPEISGSAGRTPETDVIDFRAAEHLLDARDPRGAVKLLDEVIAAHPENTAARLLRARAFFAAAQLRPAELEFTIVLEREPDNAFAHFALGRTYERQGRPGQARRHFRLAAALDPNPDYLRAARFDS from the coding sequence GTGCCCGAGATCAGTGGTTCCGCCGGACGTACTCCGGAGACGGATGTCATCGACTTCCGCGCCGCCGAGCACCTGCTCGACGCGCGGGACCCCAGGGGCGCGGTGAAACTGCTCGACGAAGTGATCGCCGCCCACCCCGAGAACACCGCCGCCCGCCTGCTGCGGGCGCGCGCGTTCTTCGCCGCCGCTCAACTGCGGCCCGCCGAGCTCGAGTTCACCATCGTGCTGGAGCGCGAGCCGGACAACGCCTTCGCTCACTTCGCGCTGGGCCGCACCTACGAGCGCCAGGGCAGGCCCGGCCAGGCCAGACGCCACTTCCGGCTGGCCGCCGCGCTCGACCCCAATCCGGACTATCTGCGCGCGGCGCGCTTCGACTCCTGA
- a CDS encoding DUF6343 family protein, with amino-acid sequence MRTGSEPTTARSALRARLWLSLWGFAWTVFGTVAFSLTGRTGWAVACAVLWLVVTVDLVLVLRHLRQGPHYQPGRDVPPYEPAHDEPAVRPRRRRGFPRLPAPRHPQP; translated from the coding sequence ATGCGTACCGGCAGTGAACCGACGACCGCGCGCAGTGCCCTGCGAGCGCGGCTGTGGCTGAGCCTGTGGGGGTTCGCTTGGACCGTCTTCGGCACGGTGGCCTTCTCCCTCACCGGACGCACCGGCTGGGCGGTCGCGTGTGCGGTGCTGTGGCTGGTGGTCACGGTCGACCTGGTCCTGGTCCTCCGCCATCTGCGGCAGGGCCCGCACTACCAGCCCGGCCGTGACGTACCCCCGTACGAGCCGGCGCACGACGAGCCGGCGGTACGGCCGAGGCGGCGGCGAGGATTCCCCCGCCTGCCCGCGCCCCGGCACCCCCAGCCCTGA
- a CDS encoding class I SAM-dependent methyltransferase gives MREGHQGTGPGAITPDGCAVELYARFPPDDEPDVIAAAVPAGAHVLELGSGAGRVTHPLLERGFRVTAVDESAEMLERVRGAERTIRTPIEDLDLGERFDVVLLGSFLVHTADPRLRHALLDTCARHVATDGCVLIQREGADYHDNVPRERVDPRGFTVRIASVEPVGDGVNSVRAEYTFPDATWTQTFRSRPLTKEQFEAALGQAGLRVDAELTEDGTWVRAVPMD, from the coding sequence ATGCGTGAAGGACATCAGGGCACGGGCCCCGGAGCGATCACCCCGGACGGCTGCGCGGTCGAGCTGTACGCCCGCTTCCCACCGGATGACGAACCGGACGTCATCGCCGCCGCGGTGCCCGCCGGGGCACACGTCCTGGAGCTGGGCAGCGGCGCGGGCCGGGTGACCCACCCGCTGCTGGAGCGCGGCTTCAGGGTGACGGCGGTGGACGAGTCCGCCGAGATGCTGGAGCGGGTGCGTGGGGCGGAGCGCACGATACGCACGCCGATCGAGGACCTGGACCTGGGCGAGCGGTTCGACGTGGTCCTGCTCGGCTCGTTCCTGGTCCACACCGCCGACCCGCGACTGCGCCACGCCCTGCTCGACACCTGCGCCCGGCACGTCGCCACGGACGGCTGCGTGCTCATCCAGCGAGAGGGGGCGGACTATCACGACAACGTCCCGAGGGAACGCGTCGACCCCCGGGGCTTCACCGTCCGGATCGCCTCGGTGGAACCGGTCGGCGACGGGGTCAACTCGGTCCGGGCCGAGTACACCTTCCCGGACGCCACCTGGACCCAGACCTTCCGCAGCAGGCCCCTGACGAAGGAACAGTTCGAAGCGGCGCTGGGACAGGCGGGGCTGAGGGTGGATGCCGAGCTGACCGAGGACGGTACGTGGGTGCGGGCGGTGCCGATGGACTGA
- a CDS encoding RNA-binding S4 domain-containing protein, with translation MALASQDADGDGTHGTGAPEGPAPVPATAQETDSATAAAVAAAEAAGLGAGETVRIDSWVWAVRLVKTRSLGATACRGGHVHVNGERVKPAYSVRVGDEVRLRHEGRERVVIVKRLIRKRVGAPVAAQCYIDNSPPPPPREAIAPVGVRDRGTGRPTKRDRRELERLRGLGAPDAPGAPETPGRQRPAR, from the coding sequence ATGGCACTCGCTTCACAGGACGCGGACGGCGACGGCACCCACGGGACCGGCGCCCCCGAGGGACCGGCACCCGTCCCGGCCACCGCACAGGAGACCGACTCGGCCACCGCTGCCGCGGTGGCCGCCGCCGAGGCCGCTGGGCTCGGCGCCGGCGAGACGGTGCGGATCGACAGCTGGGTCTGGGCCGTGCGTCTGGTCAAGACGCGTTCGCTGGGTGCCACCGCGTGCCGGGGCGGCCATGTCCATGTGAACGGCGAGCGGGTGAAGCCCGCCTACTCCGTGCGGGTCGGCGACGAGGTGCGGCTGCGCCACGAGGGCCGGGAACGCGTCGTGATCGTCAAGCGGCTGATCCGCAAGCGGGTCGGCGCGCCAGTGGCCGCGCAGTGCTACATCGACAACTCACCCCCTCCGCCGCCTCGCGAGGCGATCGCCCCGGTAGGTGTCCGCGACCGCGGCACCGGCCGCCCCACCAAGCGGGACCGCCGGGAACTGGAACGCCTGCGCGGCCTGGGCGCACCGGACGCCCCCGGTGCGCCTGAGACCCCCGGCAGGCAGCGACCGGCCCGGTAG
- a CDS encoding YfcC family protein, protein MTTEAEVEEPPRRRRTFTFPSALTVLVVVTIAVWLLAFLVPPGQYVRDASGAPVQGTYHRVSSGESFADRLTDLFLSPVNGLYGLRDPKTGLVGPDLAGDLYGAAGVFLFVLAIGAFITVVFATGALDRGIARLAHRLRERGALLIAGIMVVFSVLGTVEGFAEETLGFYGLIVPLMLALGYDRMVAVGAIILGAGVGVMCSTVNPFATGVASSAADISLGDGIALRFVMWVVLTAVTVAYVIRYARRVRRDPARSLTGFLPGDREHADEAPDAEPELTGLHRAVLVTMILVFAFMIFSVVPWAGALTGKADATPYGFELGWSFPELAALFICASVLVGLVARMGEQRLSSTIVQGAADFISPALVIVLARGVTVIMNNSKITDTVLHSIEGVVRGTSSGVFAVIVFVVNLPLAFLIPSTSGHATLAMPILAPLADFAGVSRAVAVTAWQASSGWMNLWVPTTAVVMGGVALAKVGYDKYLRFAWPLLAVLFALICGFVALGAAFT, encoded by the coding sequence ATGACGACGGAGGCGGAGGTCGAGGAGCCGCCCCGGCGTCGGCGGACGTTCACCTTCCCCAGCGCCCTGACCGTGCTCGTCGTCGTCACGATCGCGGTCTGGCTGCTGGCCTTCCTCGTCCCGCCGGGGCAGTACGTACGGGACGCGTCCGGTGCGCCGGTGCAGGGGACGTACCACCGTGTCTCCTCGGGGGAGTCCTTCGCCGACCGGCTGACCGACCTCTTCCTCTCCCCGGTCAACGGGCTGTACGGCCTCCGGGACCCGAAAACCGGTCTGGTGGGGCCGGATCTCGCGGGGGATCTGTACGGCGCGGCGGGGGTGTTCCTGTTCGTGCTGGCCATCGGCGCCTTCATCACCGTCGTGTTCGCCACCGGCGCGCTGGACCGGGGTATCGCCCGGCTCGCCCACCGGCTGCGGGAGCGCGGGGCGCTGCTGATCGCCGGGATCATGGTGGTGTTCTCGGTCCTCGGCACCGTGGAGGGCTTCGCCGAGGAGACCCTCGGCTTCTACGGCCTGATCGTGCCGCTGATGCTCGCCCTCGGCTACGACCGGATGGTGGCCGTCGGCGCGATCATCCTGGGCGCGGGCGTCGGGGTGATGTGCTCGACGGTGAACCCGTTCGCCACCGGGGTGGCCTCCTCGGCGGCCGACATCTCGCTGGGTGACGGCATCGCGCTGCGGTTCGTGATGTGGGTGGTGCTGACGGCCGTGACGGTCGCCTACGTCATCCGGTACGCCCGGCGGGTGCGGCGGGACCCGGCCCGCTCCCTCACCGGCTTCCTGCCAGGCGACCGGGAGCACGCCGACGAGGCGCCGGACGCGGAGCCGGAGCTGACCGGGCTGCACCGGGCGGTGCTCGTCACGATGATCCTGGTCTTCGCGTTCATGATCTTCTCGGTGGTGCCCTGGGCCGGCGCGCTCACCGGGAAGGCGGACGCCACTCCGTACGGGTTCGAGCTGGGCTGGTCCTTCCCCGAGCTCGCCGCGCTCTTCATCTGCGCGTCCGTGCTGGTCGGGCTGGTGGCGCGGATGGGGGAGCAGCGGCTCAGCTCCACGATCGTGCAGGGCGCGGCCGACTTCATCTCGCCCGCGCTGGTGATCGTGCTGGCCCGCGGTGTCACCGTGATCATGAACAACTCGAAGATCACCGACACCGTGCTGCACTCCATCGAGGGCGTGGTGAGAGGCACCTCGTCCGGTGTCTTCGCGGTCATCGTGTTCGTGGTGAACCTGCCGCTGGCCTTCCTGATCCCCTCCACCTCCGGCCACGCCACGCTGGCCATGCCGATCCTCGCCCCGCTCGCCGACTTCGCCGGGGTGTCCCGCGCGGTCGCCGTCACCGCCTGGCAGGCGTCCAGCGGCTGGATGAACCTGTGGGTGCCGACCACCGCCGTCGTCATGGGCGGCGTCGCGCTCGCCAAGGTGGGGTACGACAAGTACCTGCGGTTCGCGTGGCCGCTGCTGGCCGTGCTGTTCGCGCTGATCTGCGGGTTCGTCGCGCTGGGCGCGGCCTTCACCTGA
- a CDS encoding uracil-DNA glycosylase, with translation MDDSGALARLDRRLTECRACPRLVEWREEVARTKRAAFADQTYWGRPVPGFGPADARLAIIGLAPAAHGGNRTGRMFTGDRSGDVLYQALHDLGLASQPTSVAVDDGLELYGVRVTAPVHCAPPANKPTPGERDTCRAWLVSELTLLRPTLRAVVVLGAFGWQAALPALSEAGWTIPRPRPAFSHGAHVPLQGGLDLYGCFHVSQRNTFTGRLTPEMLRETLGTAARTAGLRR, from the coding sequence ATGGACGACAGCGGTGCCCTGGCCCGGCTGGACCGGCGCCTTACCGAGTGCCGGGCCTGCCCGCGCCTGGTCGAGTGGCGCGAGGAGGTGGCCCGTACCAAGCGGGCCGCGTTCGCCGACCAGACCTACTGGGGGCGCCCGGTACCCGGCTTCGGCCCCGCCGACGCCCGGCTGGCGATCATCGGGCTGGCCCCCGCCGCGCACGGCGGCAACCGCACGGGCCGCATGTTCACCGGCGACCGCTCCGGGGACGTGCTCTACCAGGCCCTCCACGACCTCGGCCTCGCCTCCCAGCCGACCTCGGTCGCCGTCGACGACGGTCTCGAACTGTACGGCGTCCGCGTCACCGCGCCCGTGCACTGCGCACCGCCCGCCAACAAGCCCACCCCCGGCGAACGCGACACCTGCCGGGCCTGGCTGGTGTCGGAACTGACGCTGCTGCGGCCGACGCTCCGGGCCGTCGTCGTGCTCGGCGCCTTCGGCTGGCAGGCCGCCCTGCCCGCGCTGAGCGAGGCGGGCTGGACCATCCCCCGGCCGCGCCCCGCCTTCTCCCACGGAGCCCACGTCCCGCTCCAAGGCGGCCTGGACCTCTACGGCTGCTTCCACGTCAGCCAGCGCAACACCTTCACCGGCCGCCTCACCCCCGAGATGCTCCGCGAGACCCTGGGCACGGCGGCCCGGACGGCGGGCCTGCGCCGGTGA
- a CDS encoding GNAT family N-acetyltransferase translates to MTVLLRRAVPADARDTADVWLRSFAAALPTVVRPRSDDEVRAYIRDVVIPLRETWVAEAEDGRIVGMMVLDGPLLSQLYLDPARRGRGLGDRFVALAKERVPAGLTLWTFQVNEPAHRFYERHGFVAVERTDGSGNEEREPDVRYVWRP, encoded by the coding sequence GTGACGGTGCTGCTGCGCCGGGCGGTCCCTGCGGACGCCCGCGACACGGCCGACGTCTGGCTGCGCTCCTTCGCCGCCGCCCTGCCCACGGTCGTCCGGCCGCGCTCGGACGACGAGGTCCGCGCCTACATCCGAGACGTGGTGATCCCGCTGCGGGAGACATGGGTGGCCGAGGCGGAGGACGGCCGGATCGTCGGCATGATGGTGCTGGACGGGCCGCTGCTGTCCCAGCTCTACCTGGACCCCGCCCGGCGGGGCCGCGGCCTGGGCGACCGGTTCGTCGCGCTGGCCAAGGAGCGCGTGCCGGCGGGGCTCACGCTGTGGACGTTCCAGGTGAACGAGCCTGCCCACCGCTTCTACGAACGCCACGGCTTCGTCGCCGTCGAGCGCACCGACGGCAGCGGCAACGAGGAACGCGAGCCGGACGTGCGCTACGTGTGGCGCCCCTGA
- a CDS encoding RidA family protein, translated as MIRRVTVPGLFPPPTYAHASVVEAGTRLVFLAGAVPLDERGELVGPGDPVRQAGQVIANLREQLRAVGSDLEHVLVTEVYVVSDRPSVLSSVWEVVEASGLSRGPHSSTLLGVACLGYTGQLVEITATAAVPEAGE; from the coding sequence ATGATCCGTCGTGTCACCGTGCCCGGTCTCTTCCCGCCGCCGACCTACGCGCACGCCTCGGTCGTGGAGGCGGGCACCCGGCTCGTCTTCCTCGCGGGCGCGGTCCCGCTGGACGAGCGGGGCGAACTGGTCGGGCCGGGTGATCCGGTGCGCCAGGCCGGACAGGTGATCGCCAACCTGCGGGAGCAACTGCGGGCCGTGGGCAGCGATCTGGAGCATGTGCTGGTGACCGAGGTGTACGTGGTGAGCGACCGGCCCTCGGTGCTCTCGTCCGTGTGGGAGGTGGTGGAGGCGTCCGGCCTGAGCAGGGGCCCGCACTCCTCGACCCTGCTCGGCGTCGCCTGCCTCGGCTACACCGGCCAACTGGTGGAGATCACGGCCACGGCAGCGGTACCGGAGGCGGGAGAGTGA
- a CDS encoding nucleotidyltransferase domain-containing protein: MPALSDADFLSATADRLAGLPTVLAVALGGSRAQGTHTEHSDWDLAVYYRGGFDPDDLRALGWQGEVSEIGGWGGGVFNGGAWLTIDGRRADVHYRDLDVVEHELAEAEAGRFRVEPLLFHLAGIPTYLVVAELAANQVLRGTLPRPAAYPDALRRTAPERWRGTARATLGYAKAAHAPQGRLTEVAGALATAAAQAAHAVLAERGEWITNEKRLLERAGLRRIDEVTGSLTPGTLVRAVTRAEEILLTPPGP; encoded by the coding sequence GTGCCCGCCCTCTCCGACGCCGACTTCCTCTCCGCCACCGCCGACCGCCTCGCCGGGCTGCCCACCGTGCTGGCCGTCGCGCTCGGCGGGTCGCGGGCCCAGGGCACGCACACCGAGCACAGCGACTGGGACCTCGCCGTCTACTACCGGGGCGGCTTCGACCCCGACGACCTGCGCGCCCTCGGCTGGCAGGGCGAGGTGTCCGAGATCGGCGGCTGGGGCGGCGGGGTGTTCAACGGCGGGGCCTGGCTCACCATCGACGGCCGCCGGGCCGACGTCCACTACCGGGATCTCGACGTGGTGGAGCACGAACTGGCCGAGGCGGAAGCGGGCCGCTTCCGGGTGGAGCCCCTGCTGTTCCACCTCGCCGGCATCCCCACCTATCTGGTCGTCGCCGAACTGGCCGCCAACCAGGTGCTGCGCGGCACCCTGCCCCGCCCCGCCGCCTACCCCGACGCGCTGCGCCGCACCGCCCCCGAGCGCTGGCGGGGCACCGCCCGCGCCACCCTCGGCTACGCCAAGGCGGCCCACGCCCCGCAAGGCCGCCTCACCGAGGTCGCCGGAGCCCTCGCCACCGCCGCCGCCCAGGCCGCCCACGCGGTGCTGGCGGAGCGCGGGGAGTGGATCACCAACGAGAAGCGGCTGCTGGAGCGCGCCGGGCTGCGCCGGATCGACGAGGTGACCGGGTCCCTCACCCCCGGCACCCTCGTGCGCGCGGTCACCAGGGCCGAGGAGATCCTGCTCACTCCGCCGGGGCCCTGA